One genomic region from Paroceanicella profunda encodes:
- a CDS encoding DMT family transporter, whose protein sequence is MNPIRGIVLKVMSVVIFMVMSAFIKATAAEVPPGEQVFFRSFFAIPPIVAWLWWRREFPAALRSNNPMGHFWRSLVGVSSMGCSFLALGLLPLPESVAIGYASPLLATIFAAMFLGENVRAYRIGAVALGLAGVVLVLSPRMTTVDPSLATRMETVGAFAALTGAVFGALAAIFVRKLVQKEPAAAIVFYFSVIASVLSLVTLPWGWVWPRWEMLAMLVAAGLFGGVGQILMTSSYRHAETSVIAPFEYTSMVFALGLGYFVFAEVPTWTMVGGAALVVTAGLLIIWREHALGIERKRARKAMTPQA, encoded by the coding sequence ATGAACCCCATCCGTGGCATCGTGCTGAAGGTGATGTCTGTCGTCATCTTCATGGTGATGTCGGCCTTCATCAAGGCCACCGCCGCGGAGGTTCCGCCCGGCGAGCAGGTGTTCTTCCGCTCCTTCTTCGCGATTCCCCCCATCGTGGCCTGGCTGTGGTGGCGGCGCGAGTTTCCCGCCGCGCTGCGCAGCAACAACCCGATGGGGCATTTCTGGCGCTCGCTGGTGGGTGTCTCCTCGATGGGGTGCAGCTTTCTCGCGCTCGGCCTCCTGCCGCTGCCCGAGTCGGTGGCCATCGGCTATGCCTCGCCGCTGCTGGCCACCATCTTCGCCGCCATGTTCCTGGGCGAGAACGTGCGCGCCTACCGCATCGGCGCGGTGGCGCTCGGCCTTGCCGGTGTGGTTCTGGTGCTCTCGCCGCGCATGACCACCGTGGACCCCTCGCTCGCGACCAGGATGGAGACGGTCGGCGCCTTCGCGGCCCTCACCGGGGCCGTGTTCGGCGCGCTGGCGGCGATCTTCGTGCGCAAGCTGGTGCAGAAGGAACCGGCGGCGGCCATCGTGTTCTACTTCAGCGTCATCGCGTCCGTGCTGTCTCTGGTCACGCTGCCCTGGGGCTGGGTGTGGCCGCGCTGGGAGATGCTGGCGATGCTGGTGGCGGCAGGGCTGTTCGGCGGGGTGGGGCAGATCCTGATGACCTCCTCCTACCGCCACGCGGAGACCTCGGTGATCGCCCCCTTCGAATACACCTCGATGGTCTTCGCGCTGGGGCTTGGCTATTTCGTCTTCGCCGAAGTGCCGACCTGGACGATGGTCGGCGGCGCGGCGCTGGTGGTGACGGCCGGCCTGCTGATCATCTGGCGCGAACACGCCCTGGGCATCGAGCGCAAGCGCGCCCGCAAGGCGATGACCCCGCAGGCCTGA